The Dehalogenimonas lykanthroporepellens BL-DC-9 genome includes a window with the following:
- a CDS encoding Radical SAM domain protein (KEGG: deb:DehaBAV1_1374 radical SAM domain-containing protein~PFAM: Radical SAM domain protein~SMART: Elongator protein 3/MiaB/NifB), translated as MGYPDTILNNVQKPARYTGGEWNAITRDFDRIPVRLALAFPDTYEVGMANLGLPILYDIVNRREDALAERVFMPWTDMAAAIRANRLRLLSLENQRPLGEFDIVGFSLGAELAYTTVLEMLDLAGLPVRAAERDDRHPLIIAGGTSAFNPEPMADFVDVFVIGDAEEAIEELLDIAVAWKTGGRNGGREGLLDRLAAVEGLYIPAFYQPEYTSDGRLNRLTPVRDGAPPVIRRRILEQLPPPVTRPVVPYLEAVQDRGVVEISRGCVRGCRFCHAGTVYRPVRQRPAREVLAAADAIIDNCGYDEISLLSLSTSDYEGIDLLVRELAERYRDRHLAISLPSLRVTPGSVGLVDSLPDRRRSGLTFAPEAASPRLGRVINKVIPEEELLATAGAAFDKGWTTLKLYYMLGLPTETLDDLTAMAETLHRVYNLGRQSPGRRPSLRVSLATFIPKAHTPFQWVGQDEEAVIKAKQRHLLDRVKTRGIRLSWSDTNMSLLEAALSRGDRRLGRVIHGAWRRGSVLDGWSEGFAWERWAKAFAEAGLDPDFYARRERPLDELLPWAHIDTGVSQAHLRREYRQALAGEASGDCLEGGCLTCGLQAAIPACTDKLQHR; from the coding sequence TTGGGCTATCCCGATACCATACTGAACAATGTACAGAAACCGGCTCGTTACACCGGCGGCGAATGGAACGCCATAACAAGGGACTTCGACCGGATACCGGTCAGACTGGCGCTGGCCTTCCCCGACACCTATGAGGTCGGCATGGCCAACCTGGGCCTGCCGATACTGTATGACATAGTCAACCGGCGGGAGGACGCTCTGGCCGAGCGCGTCTTCATGCCCTGGACGGACATGGCCGCCGCCATCCGGGCCAACCGGTTGCGACTCCTGTCGCTGGAGAACCAGCGGCCGCTGGGAGAATTCGACATCGTCGGTTTCTCGCTGGGCGCCGAACTGGCCTACACCACCGTGCTGGAGATGCTGGACCTGGCCGGACTGCCGGTCAGAGCGGCTGAGCGTGACGACCGCCATCCGCTGATTATCGCCGGCGGCACTTCAGCCTTCAATCCGGAACCGATGGCTGATTTCGTGGATGTCTTCGTCATCGGCGACGCCGAGGAAGCCATTGAAGAACTGCTGGACATCGCGGTCGCCTGGAAAACGGGCGGCCGGAACGGGGGCCGGGAGGGGCTGTTGGACCGCCTGGCGGCGGTCGAAGGCCTGTATATCCCCGCTTTCTACCAACCGGAGTACACCAGCGACGGCCGGCTGAACCGGCTGACGCCGGTCAGGGACGGAGCACCGCCGGTCATCCGCCGGCGGATACTGGAACAACTGCCGCCGCCGGTGACCCGACCGGTTGTCCCCTATCTGGAAGCAGTTCAGGACCGAGGGGTCGTCGAGATTTCACGCGGCTGTGTCCGCGGCTGTCGTTTCTGCCATGCCGGCACCGTTTACCGACCGGTGCGTCAGCGACCGGCCCGGGAAGTACTGGCGGCCGCCGACGCCATCATCGACAACTGCGGTTACGACGAAATCTCCCTGCTGTCGCTTTCCACTTCCGACTATGAAGGCATCGATCTCCTGGTGAGAGAGCTGGCCGAGCGTTATCGCGACCGCCACCTGGCGATATCACTGCCCAGCCTGCGGGTGACGCCCGGCTCCGTAGGCCTGGTAGACAGCCTGCCCGACCGGCGGCGAAGCGGTTTGACCTTCGCCCCCGAAGCGGCCAGCCCCCGGCTGGGGCGAGTCATCAACAAGGTCATTCCCGAAGAGGAACTGCTGGCCACCGCCGGGGCCGCCTTCGACAAAGGCTGGACCACCTTGAAGCTGTATTACATGCTGGGTCTGCCGACCGAGACCCTGGACGACCTGACGGCCATGGCCGAAACACTGCACCGGGTGTACAACCTGGGACGGCAGTCCCCGGGCCGGCGGCCGAGCCTGCGGGTCAGCCTGGCCACCTTCATTCCCAAGGCGCATACGCCGTTCCAGTGGGTGGGCCAGGACGAAGAAGCGGTCATCAAGGCCAAACAGCGACACCTGCTGGACCGGGTCAAGACCAGGGGTATCCGCCTGTCCTGGAGCGACACCAACATGAGCCTGCTGGAAGCGGCGTTATCGCGCGGCGACCGGCGACTGGGCAGGGTCATTCACGGCGCCTGGCGGCGAGGCAGTGTGCTGGACGGCTGGAGCGAAGGCTTTGCCTGGGAACGCTGGGCGAAGGCTTTTGCCGAGGCCGGGCTGGACCCGGATTTCTACGCCCGACGGGAACGGCCCCTGGACGAGCTGTTGCCGTGGGCTCACATCGATACGGGCGTCAGCCAGGCGCATCTGCGGCGGGAATACCGACAGGCGCTGGCCGGTGAGGCTTCCGGTGATTGCCTGGAGGGCGGCTGTCTGACCTGCGGTCTGCAGGCGGCCATACCCGCCTGCACCGATAAACTGCAACATCGCTGA
- a CDS encoding peptidase membrane zinc metallopeptidase putative (PFAM: peptidase membrane zinc metallopeptidase putative~KEGG: dev:DhcVS_1520 Zn-dependent protease): MGLYLALIIPPLLLMLYAQWRVSSTFGKYNKVANERGMTGLEAARWLLDQHNLQDVRLEMSKGKLSDHYDPRGRVLRLSPDVANKASVASLGIVAHEVGHAVQHATAYGPLRLRNSLYPVANLGSNFGFILVLVGFLLYAFGASFGLNIAWAGVALFGAAVVFTVITLPVEFNASTRARTMLRSTGLASVAEMNGASAVLSAAALTYVAAMLQAVAQLMYFVMLLMGGRR; the protein is encoded by the coding sequence ATGGGGCTTTACCTGGCGCTTATCATTCCCCCGCTGTTGCTGATGCTTTACGCCCAGTGGCGGGTTTCTTCTACCTTCGGTAAATACAACAAGGTAGCCAACGAACGCGGCATGACCGGCCTTGAAGCCGCCCGCTGGTTGCTTGATCAGCATAACCTGCAGGACGTCCGGTTGGAAATGTCCAAGGGCAAGCTGTCGGACCATTACGACCCGCGCGGTCGGGTGCTGAGGCTGTCACCGGATGTGGCCAACAAGGCCTCGGTGGCCTCACTGGGTATCGTTGCCCATGAGGTCGGCCATGCTGTCCAGCACGCCACCGCCTACGGCCCGCTCCGGTTGCGCAACTCCCTGTACCCCGTGGCCAACCTGGGTTCCAACTTCGGGTTCATCCTGGTGCTGGTCGGTTTCCTGCTGTATGCCTTCGGTGCCTCCTTCGGCCTCAACATCGCCTGGGCGGGGGTAGCCCTTTTCGGCGCGGCGGTGGTTTTTACCGTCATCACCCTGCCGGTGGAGTTCAATGCCTCCACCCGCGCCCGGACGATGCTCCGGTCCACCGGACTGGCTTCAGTGGCCGAGATGAACGGCGCTTCGGCGGTGCTGTCGGCGGCGGCGCTGACCTATGTAGCCGCCATGCTTCAGGCGGTAGCCCAACTGATGTACTTCGTCATGCTGTTGATGGGTGGAAGACGCTGA
- a CDS encoding transcriptional regulator, Crp/Fnr family (KEGG: deh:cbdb_A262 transcriptional regulator cNTP-binding, Crp~PFAM: cyclic nucleotide-binding; regulatory protein Crp~SMART: cyclic nucleotide-binding; regulatory protein Crp), with the protein MTRLGCMTDMCLFSALADEEKAELQRTAVRRLNYRRNETLFREGDVAEAVFMVTAGRIRLYKLSEDGREITLGYLGVHDLFGEEILFADNIRTFNASAVEDTRVCACFKTDMETMLSSHPAVAARVIKVMANRLSQLTEQLADVAIYDARHRMMRTLGRLARTGGERTEDGGVRLAFRLTHDDLAALIGTSRVMVTNVLKSLREEGLVSTDPELRRLVVAPRLLTEDNETAPDVPARRCLCFAETT; encoded by the coding sequence ATGACCCGTCTGGGTTGTATGACCGACATGTGCCTCTTTTCGGCGCTGGCCGATGAAGAGAAGGCGGAATTGCAGAGGACTGCGGTACGGCGACTGAACTATCGCCGTAACGAAACGCTGTTTCGGGAAGGCGACGTCGCCGAAGCAGTTTTTATGGTCACCGCCGGGCGTATCCGGTTATACAAGCTGTCTGAAGACGGCCGGGAAATCACCCTAGGCTACCTGGGTGTTCATGACCTGTTCGGCGAGGAAATTCTGTTTGCCGACAATATCCGGACCTTCAATGCTTCTGCGGTGGAAGACACCCGGGTCTGCGCCTGTTTCAAGACCGATATGGAGACCATGCTCTCCAGCCATCCGGCGGTGGCCGCCCGGGTCATCAAGGTAATGGCCAACCGGCTGTCGCAACTGACCGAACAACTGGCCGACGTGGCCATCTATGATGCCCGGCATCGCATGATGCGCACCCTGGGCCGGCTGGCCCGCACCGGCGGTGAAAGAACCGAAGACGGCGGCGTCCGGCTGGCTTTCCGGCTGACTCACGACGACCTGGCGGCCCTCATCGGCACCTCCCGGGTCATGGTCACCAACGTCCTCAAGTCACTGAGGGAGGAAGGCCTGGTTTCGACCGACCCCGAACTGCGACGTCTGGTGGTGGCGCCACGTCTCCTTACCGAAGACAATGAGACAGCGCCGGACGTTCCCGCCCGGCGCTGTCTGTGTTTCGCCGAAACGACCTGA
- a CDS encoding alkylhydroperoxidase like protein, AhpD family (KEGG: rru:Rru_A0301 alkylhydroperoxidase AhpD core~TIGRFAM: alkylhydroperoxidase like protein, AhpD family~PFAM: Carboxymuconolactone decarboxylase): MIDNLNQEQSESRVEAGPLLEEIRQALGMVPNFFQAQADADPAWLELNWKREKAIMLAPGALDRKTRELIALTVSLTNRCQYCSLAHETMALMTGATREEIIELKKVVELFSSFNAIADSLQVPCDVTPSMLDGR; encoded by the coding sequence ATGATAGATAACTTGAATCAGGAACAATCTGAATCCCGGGTCGAGGCCGGGCCTCTGCTGGAGGAAATACGGCAAGCTCTCGGCATGGTACCCAATTTCTTTCAAGCCCAGGCCGATGCTGACCCGGCATGGCTGGAGCTGAACTGGAAACGGGAAAAGGCCATCATGCTGGCGCCGGGAGCGCTGGATCGCAAAACCAGGGAACTCATCGCCCTGACCGTATCGCTGACGAATCGTTGTCAGTACTGCTCGTTGGCTCATGAAACCATGGCGCTGATGACCGGCGCCACTCGGGAGGAAATCATCGAGCTCAAGAAGGTTGTCGAGCTGTTCTCCAGTTTCAATGCTATCGCTGACAGCCTGCAGGTGCCGTGCGACGTCACCCCGTCCATGCTGGACGGCCGCTGA
- a CDS encoding conserved hypothetical protein (KEGG: deh:cbdb_A261 hypothetical protein), producing the protein MSLAVWSAIFIVAAGVCAFTLKVPNNPLKGFITPRLFFVHILLGLTAAVLAIAAAL; encoded by the coding sequence ATGTCACTGGCAGTCTGGAGCGCCATATTCATTGTAGCCGCCGGAGTGTGCGCCTTTACGCTCAAGGTACCCAACAACCCGCTCAAGGGTTTCATTACGCCTCGCCTTTTCTTCGTACACATCCTGCTGGGACTGACCGCCGCGGTACTGGCTATCGCCGCCGCACTATAG
- a CDS encoding GTP-binding protein Obg/CgtA (KEGG: dev:DhcVS_2 GTP-binding protein, GTP1/OBG family~TIGRFAM: GTP-binding protein Obg/CgtA; small GTP-binding protein~PFAM: GTP1/OBG sub domain protein; GTP-binding protein HSR1-related), with product MIDQAEIEVKSGNGGRGVTGFRREKFVPRGGPDGGDGGRGGNVIIQADKDMTTLMKYRHQRHFKAGNGSAGAGQRCSGKSGADVVVKVPVGTVVKDRETGEIVGDLTAHREKVVAACGGKGGLGNTHFASSTNQAPKLAQTGVAGQTRTLVLELKLIADAGIVGLPNAGKSSLLQAVSAARPKVGAYPFTTLEPALGVVEAAGHRWVMADVPGIIEDAHLGKGLGYQFLRHVARTRVLVHLIDGSAQEPVNDMVMINTELSLYDPLVGRKPQIVAVNKIDLPEVKARVAELRRFFKQSGIEPLFVSALTSEGMDQLLTELDRVLQAESAREAEESDEVKIFRPEPEKEKVSLTQDEEGWRVESDEFERLVAGSETADPEVRRQLFAELWRWGVGKALRSAKLKPGEKFFIGNQEFYW from the coding sequence TTGATAGATCAGGCGGAAATTGAAGTCAAAAGCGGTAATGGCGGCCGGGGTGTAACCGGATTCCGGCGAGAGAAATTTGTTCCGCGGGGCGGTCCGGACGGCGGCGATGGCGGCCGGGGTGGCAACGTAATCATTCAGGCTGACAAGGATATGACTACCCTGATGAAGTACCGGCACCAGCGTCATTTCAAGGCCGGCAACGGTTCGGCCGGGGCCGGTCAGCGATGTTCCGGCAAGAGCGGGGCTGACGTGGTCGTCAAGGTGCCGGTCGGCACGGTGGTCAAGGACAGGGAAACCGGGGAGATAGTGGGCGACCTGACGGCTCACCGGGAGAAGGTTGTGGCGGCCTGTGGTGGCAAAGGAGGGCTGGGTAATACGCACTTTGCCTCATCCACCAACCAGGCTCCGAAACTGGCTCAGACGGGGGTTGCCGGGCAGACCAGGACACTGGTGCTGGAGCTGAAACTCATCGCCGATGCCGGCATTGTCGGCCTGCCCAACGCCGGTAAGTCATCCCTGCTTCAGGCGGTATCGGCGGCCAGGCCGAAGGTGGGGGCTTATCCCTTCACGACGCTGGAGCCGGCGCTGGGGGTGGTGGAGGCGGCCGGACACCGCTGGGTCATGGCCGATGTGCCGGGAATTATAGAAGACGCTCATCTGGGCAAGGGGCTGGGCTATCAGTTTCTGCGCCATGTCGCCCGGACCCGAGTTCTGGTACACCTCATCGACGGATCAGCTCAGGAACCGGTCAACGACATGGTCATGATAAATACCGAGTTGAGTCTGTATGACCCGCTGGTAGGCCGGAAACCTCAGATAGTGGCAGTCAACAAGATAGACCTGCCCGAAGTGAAGGCGCGCGTGGCTGAACTGCGGCGCTTTTTCAAGCAGTCAGGCATTGAGCCGCTTTTTGTATCAGCCCTCACCAGCGAGGGCATGGACCAACTGCTGACCGAGTTGGACCGGGTGCTTCAGGCTGAGTCAGCCAGAGAAGCCGAGGAGAGCGACGAGGTCAAGATCTTCCGCCCGGAACCGGAAAAGGAAAAGGTTAGTCTGACTCAGGATGAAGAAGGCTGGCGGGTGGAATCCGATGAATTCGAACGCCTGGTGGCCGGTTCCGAAACCGCCGACCCGGAGGTCAGGCGGCAGTTATTCGCCGAACTGTGGCGCTGGGGTGTCGGTAAAGCCCTGCGGTCAGCCAAGCTCAAACCCGGCGAGAAGTTCTTCATCGGCAATCAGGAGTTTTATTGGTGA
- a CDS encoding nicotinate (nicotinamide) nucleotide adenylyltransferase (TIGRFAM: nicotinate (nicotinamide) nucleotide adenylyltransferase; cytidyltransferase-related domain protein~KEGG: det:DET0003 nicotinate (nicotinamide) nucleotide adenylyltransferase~PFAM: cytidylyltransferase): MVKRGILGGTFDPPHAGHLLLAKAACRELGLDEVIFIPAGEPWVKAALKVSPAADRLEMVRLAVAGLTCFQVSDLEVKRPGPSYTWETLEALKREYPGDELWFILGWDNLAALPGWHRADRIVANARLAAAPREGFARPDLKKLEEVIPGIGEAAVIMEGPRVEISASEIRRRLRRGEATDELLPPAVADYVKAAGLYR, translated from the coding sequence TTGGTGAAAAGAGGCATACTGGGCGGAACCTTCGACCCACCTCACGCCGGCCACCTGCTGCTGGCCAAGGCCGCCTGCCGGGAACTGGGTCTGGACGAGGTGATTTTCATTCCTGCCGGTGAACCCTGGGTGAAAGCGGCGCTCAAGGTCAGCCCGGCGGCCGATCGGCTGGAGATGGTTCGTCTGGCGGTGGCCGGGCTAACCTGTTTCCAGGTCAGTGACTTGGAGGTGAAACGGCCTGGCCCTTCCTATACCTGGGAAACGCTGGAGGCGCTGAAACGGGAATATCCCGGGGACGAACTCTGGTTCATTCTGGGCTGGGACAACCTGGCGGCTCTGCCGGGCTGGCACCGCGCCGACCGGATAGTGGCCAACGCCCGCCTGGCCGCGGCGCCGCGGGAAGGGTTTGCCCGTCCCGATCTGAAAAAACTGGAAGAAGTGATACCGGGCATCGGTGAGGCGGCCGTTATCATGGAGGGGCCCAGGGTGGAGATTTCCGCCTCTGAAATTCGGCGGCGGCTCCGGCGGGGCGAAGCCACCGATGAACTGTTACCCCCGGCGGTGGCCGATTATGTCAAAGCCGCTGGACTCTATCGCTGA
- a CDS encoding nitroreductase (PFAM: nitroreductase~KEGG: pca:Pcar_0509 nitroreductase): MDIIRHRLSCRRFDPDRTVSPELITQCLEAARLAPSACNSQPWHFVVVTDPAIRQLICDRALCTGLYRMNAFCRQAPVLVAIVSEKMRFWAAAGSQARDTRYHLIDIGIAGEHFALRADELGLATCWLGWFDEKEVKKALDVPRGRRIDVMLALGYAAEDWHRQAHPRKSLEEMSSFESYQPGASGEGQR, encoded by the coding sequence ATGGATATCATCCGGCACCGCCTGAGTTGCCGCCGCTTTGACCCTGACCGTACCGTCTCACCGGAATTGATTACACAGTGTCTGGAAGCCGCCCGCCTGGCGCCTTCGGCCTGCAATTCCCAGCCGTGGCACTTCGTCGTGGTCACCGACCCGGCTATCCGTCAACTAATCTGTGACCGGGCATTGTGTACCGGTTTGTACCGAATGAATGCCTTCTGCCGCCAGGCGCCGGTGCTGGTAGCCATCGTCTCGGAAAAGATGCGCTTCTGGGCGGCCGCCGGTTCTCAGGCCCGGGACACCCGGTATCACCTCATCGATATCGGCATCGCCGGGGAGCATTTCGCCCTCAGGGCGGATGAGCTGGGGTTAGCTACCTGCTGGCTTGGCTGGTTCGACGAAAAGGAAGTCAAGAAAGCGCTGGACGTCCCCCGAGGCAGACGCATCGACGTCATGCTGGCCCTGGGATACGCCGCCGAAGACTGGCACCGGCAGGCCCACCCCCGGAAATCGCTGGAAGAGATGTCGTCGTTTGAAAGCTATCAGCCGGGGGCATCCGGGGAAGGTCAGCGATAG
- a CDS encoding ferric uptake regulator, Fur family (PFAM: ferric-uptake regulator~KEGG: det:DET1147 FUR family transcriptional regulator) — MTCNAILKAKGYRLTPQRQVILDILHGEGAHLTADEIYEMVSRKVAGVNRSTVYRTLELMESLGLAVKAELNGSHVYHHSEEGHHHHLRCRRCGGIEEVPEEALSSLCQHLLEQRGFAAELNHHVFTGLCRTCRL; from the coding sequence ATGACTTGCAATGCTATCCTGAAAGCCAAAGGTTACCGTCTGACGCCCCAGCGCCAGGTCATACTGGATATTCTCCACGGCGAAGGAGCGCACCTGACCGCCGATGAAATCTACGAAATGGTCAGCCGGAAGGTGGCCGGAGTCAACCGCTCAACCGTCTATCGAACCCTGGAACTCATGGAAAGCCTCGGCCTGGCGGTCAAGGCGGAGTTAAATGGCTCCCATGTGTACCACCACTCAGAGGAAGGCCACCACCATCACTTGCGTTGCCGCCGGTGTGGCGGTATCGAGGAGGTACCGGAAGAAGCGTTGTCTTCCCTGTGCCAGCACCTGCTGGAACAGCGGGGGTTCGCCGCAGAACTCAATCACCACGTCTTCACCGGCTTGTGCCGTACCTGCCGCCTCTGA